The following proteins come from a genomic window of Natrinema saccharevitans:
- a CDS encoding TIGR04024 family LLM class F420-dependent oxidoreductase has translation MNAELDLLVRLGDYDRPQGVAERAVQAEELGFDRITVGETTGWNIVPPLTLAADRTDELGISNDVISPYGRTPSMLAQTALTMQAAADGRFRFGIGPSSPAITERWHGQEFDRPLRRTREVIEVMRNVYEEGNPAYDGEIFDIAGLGYERGPSENPPPIDVGTLGPKATEMAGRFGDGWAPQMFTKDGLRDRLEDLERGAELGGKDLSDLRVAPIVRGIASEDREAAREKARGTVAFMLGAYGPYYGNSVAEQGYPDVVEEIRAAWDDRDTDAMAAALPDEVLDELAFAGTPDEVREWLEEYAAIEGVDAVRVGFVDGMSEDDKRTTMEAVADLS, from the coding sequence GCCGAGGAACTGGGCTTCGACCGGATCACGGTCGGCGAGACGACCGGCTGGAACATCGTCCCGCCGCTGACGCTGGCGGCCGACCGGACCGACGAACTCGGCATCTCCAACGACGTCATCTCGCCGTACGGCCGGACGCCGTCGATGCTCGCCCAGACCGCGCTGACGATGCAGGCGGCCGCCGACGGCCGCTTCCGGTTCGGGATCGGCCCGAGTTCGCCCGCGATCACCGAGCGCTGGCACGGCCAGGAGTTCGACCGGCCGCTCCGGCGCACCCGCGAAGTGATCGAGGTCATGCGCAACGTCTACGAGGAGGGCAATCCCGCCTACGACGGCGAGATCTTCGACATCGCCGGGCTGGGCTACGAGCGCGGCCCCTCGGAGAACCCGCCGCCGATCGACGTCGGCACCCTCGGCCCCAAGGCCACGGAGATGGCCGGCCGCTTCGGTGACGGCTGGGCCCCGCAGATGTTCACGAAAGACGGCCTGCGCGACCGCCTCGAGGACCTCGAACGAGGTGCCGAACTCGGCGGCAAGGATCTTTCGGACCTGCGGGTCGCGCCGATCGTCCGCGGGATCGCCAGCGAGGATCGCGAGGCGGCTCGCGAGAAGGCCCGCGGGACGGTCGCGTTCATGCTCGGGGCCTACGGCCCCTACTACGGCAACTCGGTCGCCGAACAGGGCTACCCCGACGTCGTCGAGGAGATCCGCGCCGCCTGGGACGACCGCGACACCGACGCGATGGCCGCGGCCCTGCCCGACGAGGTCCTCGACGAACTGGCCTTCGCGGGCACACCCGACGAGGTCCGCGAGTGGCTCGAAGAGTACGCCGCCATCGAGGGCGTCGACGCCGTCCGCGTCGGGTTCGTCGACGGGATGAGCGAGGACGACAAGCGGACGACGATGGAAGCGGTCGCCGACCTCTCCTGA
- a CDS encoding NADPH:quinone reductase, whose translation MRAVRLREHGDADVLQVEEIDRPEPAADELLVEVASAGVNPVDTYFRDGSYEPVDVPFTPGVDVAGTVAATGDSVTGFDEGDRVYGTGIGNGDSQGAYAEYVTIPTNRVVHLPDGADLIEAGGAGVAAVTAWRALIDHADLEPAEYCLVHGGSGGVGHAAVQIAAAVSARVITTASEEYHDDLTEYGAETVLEYGRDDLADAVREAADGGVDAVLDHRLDDYLQFDADVAATGARVVGIGENSPDPGFTNDGAARSKDVSYQFMSMFNTPDLRVPLRGAAHLMDAGDLSIDVARTYDLEEAAEAQRAVMTDSFLGKLVIEP comes from the coding sequence ATGAGAGCTGTACGCCTTCGGGAACACGGCGACGCGGACGTACTGCAGGTCGAGGAGATCGATCGGCCCGAGCCGGCCGCCGACGAGTTGCTCGTCGAGGTCGCCTCTGCGGGGGTCAACCCCGTCGACACCTACTTCCGGGACGGATCGTACGAACCGGTCGACGTGCCCTTTACGCCCGGCGTCGACGTCGCGGGGACCGTCGCGGCGACCGGCGATAGCGTCACGGGCTTCGACGAGGGCGATCGCGTCTACGGCACCGGCATCGGCAACGGCGACTCACAGGGCGCGTACGCGGAGTACGTGACGATCCCGACGAATCGGGTGGTTCACCTCCCCGACGGTGCAGATCTGATCGAGGCCGGCGGAGCCGGCGTCGCCGCCGTCACCGCCTGGCGCGCGCTGATCGACCACGCCGACCTCGAGCCCGCGGAGTACTGTTTGGTCCACGGCGGCTCCGGCGGCGTCGGCCACGCGGCCGTCCAGATCGCGGCCGCCGTCAGCGCGCGAGTGATCACGACCGCGTCCGAGGAGTACCACGACGACCTGACCGAGTACGGAGCCGAGACGGTGCTTGAATACGGCCGCGACGACTTGGCCGACGCCGTCCGCGAGGCGGCCGACGGCGGGGTCGACGCGGTACTCGACCACCGACTCGACGACTACCTGCAGTTCGACGCCGACGTCGCCGCGACGGGCGCTCGCGTCGTCGGTATCGGCGAGAACAGCCCCGATCCGGGCTTCACGAACGACGGCGCGGCCCGGTCGAAAGACGTCTCCTACCAGTTCATGAGCATGTTCAACACGCCGGATCTGCGTGTTCCGCTGCGCGGGGCCGCCCATCTCATGGACGCCGGTGACCTCTCGATCGACGTCGCCCGGACCTACGACCTCGAGGAGGCGGCCGAGGCCCAGCGCGCGGTCATGACGGACAGCTTCCTCGGGAAACTCGTGATCGAGCCCTAA
- a CDS encoding pyridoxal phosphate-dependent aminotransferase, whose amino-acid sequence MTDFADRVEQVSISGIREVFEAAGEDAINLGLGQPDFPTPAHARRGAIEAIESGRADAYTSNKGTEQLREAISAKYDRDYGLAVDPADVIATSGGSEALHLALEAHVNPGEEVIFPDPGFVSYDALTRIADGTPKPVGLREDLTLDPATVEDAITEETAAFVVNSPANPTGAVQSEADMREFARIADEHDVLCISDEVYEHIVFEGEHRSPLEFAETDNVVVVSACSKTYSMTGWRLGWVVGSNRRIERMLRVHQYGQACASAPAQYAAEAALTGPQEPVEEMVETFEQRRDLVLDGLTDAGLEVPTPEGAFYAMPKVPEGWCEEVLDRGVVVVPGDAFGANGEGYARLSYATGTEELKEALEIIDDATRAVQ is encoded by the coding sequence ATGACTGACTTTGCAGACCGCGTCGAGCAGGTGTCGATCAGCGGTATCCGGGAGGTCTTCGAGGCCGCTGGCGAGGACGCTATCAACCTCGGCCTCGGCCAGCCGGACTTCCCCACCCCGGCCCACGCCCGGCGCGGGGCCATCGAGGCCATCGAGTCGGGACGGGCCGACGCCTACACCTCGAACAAGGGGACCGAACAGCTCCGGGAAGCGATTTCCGCGAAGTACGACCGCGACTACGGCCTCGCGGTCGATCCCGCCGACGTGATCGCGACCTCCGGGGGGAGCGAGGCCCTGCATCTGGCGCTCGAGGCCCACGTCAATCCCGGCGAGGAGGTCATCTTCCCCGATCCGGGCTTCGTCTCCTACGACGCCCTGACCCGCATCGCCGACGGCACGCCGAAGCCGGTCGGGCTGCGGGAGGACCTCACCCTCGATCCCGCGACCGTCGAGGACGCTATCACCGAAGAGACTGCGGCGTTCGTCGTCAACAGCCCCGCGAACCCCACCGGGGCCGTCCAGAGCGAGGCCGACATGCGCGAGTTCGCCCGCATCGCCGACGAACACGACGTCCTCTGTATTTCCGACGAGGTCTACGAACACATCGTCTTCGAGGGCGAGCATCGTTCGCCGCTCGAGTTCGCCGAGACGGACAACGTCGTCGTCGTCAGCGCCTGCTCGAAGACCTACTCGATGACCGGCTGGCGGCTCGGCTGGGTCGTCGGCTCGAACCGCCGTATCGAGCGGATGCTGCGGGTCCACCAGTACGGACAGGCCTGTGCCTCCGCGCCCGCCCAGTACGCCGCCGAGGCCGCCCTGACCGGCCCCCAAGAGCCGGTCGAGGAGATGGTCGAGACCTTCGAACAGCGCCGCGACCTCGTCCTCGACGGGCTCACCGACGCCGGCCTCGAGGTACCCACCCCGGAGGGGGCCTTCTACGCGATGCCGAAGGTCCCCGAGGGCTGGTGTGAGGAGGTGCTGGATCGGGGCGTCGTCGTCGTTCCCGGCGACGCATTCGGCGCGAACGGCGAGGGCTACGCGCGACTGTCCTACGCGACCGGGACCGAGGAGTTGAAGGAGGCGCTCGAGATCATCGACGACGCGACGCGAGCCGTCCAGTAG
- a CDS encoding DUF6517 family protein — translation MTLSRRSLLAAGATGTIALTAGCIDVVLGNEPLAFDSDAVRPTDDALEETGYAEDDISERTIDRSVELPGGVERRVEASISTAVYSKAVEYQGEERDGAAFAAVSIPGMEVAGRSLNPIDDLSNEELIDRFLGGFEGGQGDISDIQHQETFGLDILGDGREVDAFLGESELGGEPIDVEIKLTSFDHEGDLLVLLGTYPKLLTEESANAEVLLESVEHPA, via the coding sequence ATGACTCTCTCTCGACGATCGCTGCTCGCCGCGGGCGCGACCGGGACGATCGCGCTCACCGCCGGCTGTATCGACGTCGTCCTCGGGAACGAACCGCTCGCGTTCGATTCGGACGCCGTTCGCCCGACCGACGACGCACTCGAGGAGACCGGCTACGCAGAAGACGACATCAGCGAGCGGACGATCGACCGCTCGGTCGAACTCCCCGGCGGCGTCGAGCGTCGGGTCGAGGCGTCGATTTCGACGGCCGTCTACTCGAAGGCCGTCGAGTACCAGGGCGAAGAACGCGACGGGGCCGCCTTCGCCGCCGTTTCGATCCCGGGAATGGAGGTCGCCGGCCGATCGCTCAATCCGATCGACGACCTCTCCAACGAGGAACTTATCGACCGGTTCCTCGGCGGGTTCGAAGGGGGACAGGGCGACATCAGCGACATCCAGCACCAGGAGACGTTCGGCCTCGACATCCTCGGGGACGGCCGGGAGGTCGATGCCTTCCTCGGCGAGTCGGAACTCGGCGGCGAACCGATCGACGTCGAGATCAAACTCACCTCCTTCGACCACGAGGGCGACCTGCTCGTCCTGCTCGGCACCTATCCCAAACTGCTCACCGAGGAGTCGGCCAACGCCGAAGTCCTGCTCGAGTCCGTCGAACACCCGGCCTGA
- a CDS encoding 2-oxoacid:ferredoxin oxidoreductase subunit beta: protein MSSDVRFTDFKSDKQPTWCPGCGDFGTMNGMMKALANTGNDPDNTFVVAGIGCSGKIGTYMHSYALHGVHGRALPVGTGVKMARPDVEVMVAGGDGDGYSIGAGHFVHAVRRNVDMTYVVMDNRIYGLTKGQASPTSRSDFETSTTPEGPKQPPVNPLALALASGASFIAQSFSSDAMRHAEIVEKAIEHDGFGFVNVFSPCVTFNDVDTYDYFRDSLVDLQEDEDHDPHDYEAAKEVILDSEKEYQGVMYQDENSVPYHEKHGVTEDMSEIPDGAPEDAMDLVREFY, encoded by the coding sequence ATGAGCTCCGACGTCCGATTCACCGACTTCAAATCCGACAAGCAGCCAACGTGGTGTCCCGGCTGCGGCGACTTCGGGACGATGAACGGCATGATGAAAGCGCTGGCCAACACCGGCAACGATCCCGACAACACGTTCGTCGTCGCCGGGATCGGCTGTTCCGGAAAGATCGGGACCTACATGCACAGCTACGCCCTCCACGGGGTTCACGGTCGCGCGCTCCCGGTCGGCACCGGCGTCAAGATGGCCCGGCCCGACGTCGAGGTCATGGTCGCCGGTGGCGACGGTGACGGCTACTCGATCGGTGCCGGCCACTTCGTTCACGCCGTCCGCCGGAACGTCGACATGACCTACGTGGTTATGGACAACCGCATCTACGGCCTGACCAAGGGCCAGGCCTCACCGACCTCGCGGTCGGACTTCGAGACCTCGACGACTCCCGAAGGACCCAAGCAGCCGCCGGTCAACCCGCTGGCGCTCGCGCTGGCCTCCGGCGCGTCCTTCATCGCCCAGTCCTTTAGCTCGGACGCGATGCGCCACGCCGAGATCGTCGAGAAGGCCATCGAACACGACGGCTTCGGCTTCGTCAACGTCTTCAGCCCCTGTGTCACGTTCAACGACGTCGACACCTACGACTACTTCCGCGACAGCTTAGTCGACCTGCAGGAAGACGAGGACCACGACCCCCACGACTACGAGGCCGCCAAGGAAGTCATCCTCGACAGCGAGAAGGAGTACCAGGGCGTCATGTATCAGGACGAGAACTCGGTTCCCTACCACGAGAAACACGGCGTCACCGAGGACATGTCCGAGATTCCCGACGGCGCGCCCGAGGACGCGATGGACCTCGTCCGCGAGTTCTACTGA
- a CDS encoding 2-oxoacid:acceptor oxidoreductase subunit alpha has product MAEDLNWAIGGEAGDGIDSTGKIFAQALSRAGRHVFTSKDFASRIRGGYTAYKIRTSVEQVQSVVDRLDILVALTQRTIDENLDELHEGSAIIYDGERSWDAEIPDEMTAVDVPLKSLAEEAGGAIMRNIVALGAACKITGFDVEYLDEALEKRFGGKGSKIVENNKEAARAGQEYVEENYDLSHLGYDVETTDNDYVLLNGNEAVGMGALAAGCRFYAGYPITPATSIMEYLTGRIEDYGGHVVQAEDELSAINMALGAARGGARSMTATSGAGIDLMTETFGLVAQSETPLVIADVQRSGPSTGMPTKQEQGDLNMALYGGHGEVPRFVVAPTSITECFWKTVEAFNLAEKYQTPVFLVSDLAMSVTEQTFPPEAFDMDEVEIDRGKLVDEDEADEWLDAQGHFRAHAVTEDGVSPRAIPGTTDAAHMSTGLEHDELGRRTEEEDERVQQVDKRNRKVETAREQEDWDYREFGDPDADNLVISWGSNEGALVEALDYLEADGIDVRVISVPYIFPRPDLTEEIEAADETIVVECNANGQFADVIEHDVLTRVKRINKYTGVRFKADELADDITEKLTEEVPA; this is encoded by the coding sequence ATGGCTGAGGATCTCAACTGGGCGATCGGAGGCGAAGCCGGCGACGGTATCGACTCCACCGGTAAAATCTTCGCCCAGGCACTGTCCCGGGCCGGAAGACACGTATTCACCTCCAAAGACTTCGCGTCGCGAATCCGTGGGGGCTACACGGCCTACAAGATTCGCACGTCCGTCGAGCAGGTTCAAAGCGTCGTGGACCGCCTCGACATTCTCGTCGCCCTGACACAGCGGACCATCGACGAGAACTTAGACGAACTCCACGAGGGCAGCGCCATCATTTACGACGGCGAACGCTCGTGGGACGCGGAGATCCCCGACGAGATGACCGCGGTCGACGTCCCGCTGAAATCGCTGGCCGAGGAGGCCGGCGGCGCGATCATGCGAAATATCGTCGCGCTGGGCGCGGCGTGTAAGATCACCGGCTTCGACGTCGAGTACTTAGACGAGGCCCTCGAGAAGCGCTTCGGCGGCAAGGGCTCGAAGATCGTCGAGAACAACAAGGAAGCCGCTCGAGCGGGACAGGAGTACGTCGAGGAGAACTACGACCTGAGTCACCTCGGCTACGACGTCGAGACGACCGACAACGACTACGTCCTGCTCAACGGCAACGAAGCGGTCGGCATGGGCGCGCTCGCGGCCGGCTGTCGGTTCTACGCCGGCTATCCGATCACGCCCGCGACTTCGATCATGGAGTACCTGACGGGTCGCATCGAGGACTACGGCGGCCACGTCGTGCAGGCCGAAGACGAACTGTCGGCGATCAACATGGCGCTGGGTGCCGCTCGCGGCGGCGCGCGCTCGATGACGGCGACCTCCGGTGCCGGGATCGACCTCATGACCGAGACGTTCGGGCTCGTCGCACAGAGTGAGACGCCGCTGGTTATCGCCGACGTCCAGCGGTCCGGTCCCTCGACGGGGATGCCGACGAAACAGGAACAGGGCGACCTCAACATGGCGCTGTACGGCGGCCACGGCGAAGTCCCGCGGTTCGTCGTCGCCCCCACGTCGATCACCGAGTGTTTCTGGAAGACCGTCGAGGCGTTCAACCTCGCCGAGAAGTACCAGACGCCGGTCTTCCTGGTCTCCGATCTGGCGATGTCGGTCACCGAACAGACGTTCCCGCCGGAGGCCTTCGACATGGACGAGGTCGAGATCGACCGCGGCAAGCTCGTCGACGAGGACGAGGCCGACGAGTGGCTCGACGCACAGGGCCACTTCCGGGCCCACGCCGTCACCGAGGACGGCGTCAGTCCGCGAGCCATCCCCGGCACGACCGACGCCGCCCACATGTCTACCGGCCTCGAACACGACGAACTCGGTCGCCGGACCGAGGAAGAGGACGAGCGCGTCCAGCAAGTCGACAAGCGCAACCGCAAGGTCGAGACCGCACGCGAACAAGAGGACTGGGACTACCGCGAGTTCGGCGATCCGGACGCGGACAACCTCGTCATCTCGTGGGGCTCGAACGAGGGCGCGCTCGTCGAGGCGCTCGACTACCTCGAGGCCGACGGGATCGACGTCCGCGTGATCTCGGTGCCCTACATCTTCCCGCGGCCCGACCTGACCGAGGAGATCGAGGCCGCCGACGAGACGATCGTCGTCGAGTGTAACGCGAACGGCCAGTTCGCGGACGTGATCGAACACGACGTGCTGACCCGCGTCAAGCGCATCAACAAGTACACCGGCGTGCGATTCAAGGCCGACGAACTCGCAGACGACATTACCGAGAAACTCACCGAGGAGGTACCCGCATAA
- a CDS encoding ferredoxin--NADP reductase, whose amino-acid sequence MDGTPVTVASVSEVGPDTVALELETPEGFDARPGQFVLLRAAPEDEEIARHYTLSSPSVGETFELTVGIDPEGDLSPWLAGLEGGETVHVEGPFGRIAYDDDDGDVVAAAGGPGIGAGIAVAEAARGAGHDATVIYQADEPAHSDRLEALSAAGATVVFVDDGATEELADAVATHRENGQLYAFGFDGFVTAVADAIEAAGGDPDDALIENFG is encoded by the coding sequence ATGGATGGGACGCCAGTCACGGTCGCATCGGTCAGCGAGGTCGGTCCCGACACCGTCGCGCTCGAACTCGAGACGCCCGAAGGGTTCGATGCCCGCCCCGGGCAGTTCGTTCTGTTGCGGGCCGCCCCCGAGGACGAGGAGATCGCCCGCCACTACACGCTCTCTTCGCCGTCGGTCGGCGAGACGTTCGAACTCACCGTCGGAATCGATCCGGAGGGCGACCTCTCGCCGTGGCTCGCGGGCCTCGAGGGCGGCGAGACCGTCCACGTCGAAGGCCCGTTCGGCCGGATCGCCTACGACGACGACGACGGCGACGTCGTCGCCGCCGCTGGCGGCCCGGGAATCGGTGCGGGGATCGCGGTCGCCGAGGCCGCTCGCGGTGCCGGTCACGACGCCACCGTGATCTATCAGGCCGACGAGCCCGCCCACTCCGATCGGCTCGAGGCGCTGTCCGCTGCGGGCGCGACCGTGGTCTTCGTCGACGACGGCGCGACCGAGGAACTGGCCGACGCGGTCGCAACCCACCGCGAAAACGGCCAACTCTACGCCTTCGGCTTCGACGGCTTCGTCACCGCCGTCGCGGACGCGATCGAGGCCGCGGGGGGCGATCCCGACGACGCGCTGATCGAGAACTTCGGCTAA
- the mce gene encoding methylmalonyl-CoA epimerase: MHFDHAGIATDDAQGLATLYGDLFDLEVAREEEFDGMRVVFLDCGDGYFELLEPIEEGTIARYLEDNGAGIHHLALATDDIEGALETVRDHDVALIDEEPRPGAWGHSVAFLHPKDTGGILLELVEH; encoded by the coding sequence ATGCATTTCGATCACGCCGGCATCGCGACCGACGATGCACAGGGACTGGCAACGCTTTACGGCGATCTCTTCGATCTCGAGGTCGCCCGCGAGGAGGAGTTCGACGGCATGCGCGTCGTCTTCCTCGACTGCGGTGACGGCTACTTCGAACTGCTCGAGCCGATCGAGGAGGGGACGATCGCGCGCTATCTCGAGGACAACGGAGCGGGGATCCACCACCTCGCGCTCGCGACCGACGACATCGAGGGGGCCCTCGAGACGGTCCGAGACCACGACGTGGCGTTGATCGACGAGGAGCCCCGGCCGGGCGCGTGGGGGCATTCGGTCGCGTTTCTCCACCCCAAGGACACCGGCGGGATCCTGCTCGAACTCGTCGAACACTGA
- a CDS encoding acyl-CoA mutase large subunit family protein, with protein sequence MFDPDELEEIRASKAEWHEAEVEPVLERFGERKETFTTDTGGQEVDRLYTPDDVGDLDYEEDLGNPGEPPYTRGVYSTGYRGRLWTMRQYAGFSTPEDTNERYHYLLDEGQTGLSMAFDLPTQMGYDSDADMAAGEVGKAGVAIDSLEDMETVFDGIPLDEVSTSMTINAPASVLLAMYIAVGDQQGVDRSELRGTIQNDLLKEYIARNTYIYPPEPSMRIITDIFDFCASETPKFNTISISGYHIREAGSTAAQELAFTLGNGIEYVETAIEAGLDVDDFAPQLSFFFNGHNNIFEEVAKFRAARRMWHDIIEERFDPDDPTSKQLKFHTQTAGSMLTAQQIENNVVRVAYQALAAVLGGTQSLHTNGKDEALALPTEESVRTALRTQQILAHESGAADTIDPLAGSYYVESLTDEVEAEAYEIMDEVEDRGGMLEAVEQQWVQRQIQDTAFDRQKEIEEKERVIVGVNEFETDDGEPEMDVQEITEEDQQRQIDSLEQTRERRDDEAVDAALEALRDAARGDQNLMPYIIDAVKAYATVGEICNVMRDEFGEYQPGAAV encoded by the coding sequence ATGTTCGATCCCGACGAACTCGAGGAGATCCGTGCCAGCAAGGCGGAGTGGCACGAGGCGGAAGTCGAACCGGTCCTCGAGCGCTTCGGCGAGCGCAAGGAAACGTTCACGACCGACACGGGGGGCCAGGAGGTCGACCGGCTCTACACGCCCGACGACGTGGGCGATCTCGACTACGAGGAGGATCTCGGTAATCCGGGCGAGCCGCCGTACACGCGCGGCGTCTACTCGACCGGTTACCGCGGCCGGCTCTGGACGATGCGCCAGTACGCCGGGTTCTCGACGCCGGAAGACACCAACGAGCGATACCACTACCTGCTCGACGAGGGCCAGACGGGGCTGTCGATGGCCTTCGACCTCCCGACCCAGATGGGCTACGACTCCGACGCCGACATGGCCGCCGGCGAGGTCGGCAAGGCCGGCGTCGCGATCGACTCGCTCGAGGACATGGAGACCGTCTTCGACGGCATCCCGCTCGACGAGGTCTCGACCTCGATGACGATCAACGCGCCCGCGTCGGTGCTGCTGGCGATGTACATCGCGGTCGGCGACCAGCAGGGGGTCGACCGCTCGGAGCTGCGGGGGACGATCCAGAACGACCTCCTGAAGGAGTACATCGCGCGCAACACGTACATCTACCCGCCCGAGCCCTCGATGCGGATCATCACGGACATCTTCGACTTTTGTGCCTCCGAGACCCCGAAGTTCAACACGATCTCGATCTCGGGCTATCACATCCGCGAGGCCGGTTCCACGGCCGCTCAGGAGCTGGCGTTCACGCTCGGTAACGGCATCGAGTACGTCGAGACGGCGATCGAGGCCGGCCTCGACGTCGACGACTTCGCGCCGCAGCTTTCCTTTTTCTTCAACGGCCACAACAACATCTTCGAGGAGGTCGCGAAGTTCCGCGCGGCCCGTCGGATGTGGCACGATATCATCGAAGAGCGGTTCGACCCGGACGACCCCACGTCCAAGCAGCTCAAGTTCCACACCCAGACCGCCGGCTCGATGCTGACCGCCCAGCAGATCGAGAACAACGTCGTCCGCGTCGCCTACCAGGCGCTGGCAGCCGTTCTCGGCGGCACGCAGAGCCTCCACACCAACGGGAAAGACGAAGCGCTTGCGCTGCCGACCGAGGAATCGGTCCGGACGGCGCTTCGCACCCAGCAGATCCTCGCCCACGAGTCCGGCGCGGCCGACACCATCGACCCGCTCGCGGGCAGCTACTACGTCGAGTCCCTGACCGACGAAGTCGAGGCGGAGGCCTACGAAATCATGGACGAGGTCGAGGACCGGGGCGGCATGTTGGAAGCCGTCGAGCAGCAGTGGGTCCAGCGCCAGATCCAGGATACCGCCTTCGACCGCCAGAAGGAGATCGAGGAGAAAGAGCGCGTCATCGTCGGCGTCAACGAGTTCGAGACGGACGACGGGGAGCCCGAGATGGACGTTCAAGAGATCACCGAGGAAGACCAGCAGCGCCAGATCGACAGCCTCGAGCAGACCCGCGAGCGTCGGGACGACGAGGCCGTCGACGCGGCCCTCGAGGCGCTGCGTGACGCCGCCCGCGGCGACCAGAACCTGATGCCCTACATCATCGACGCCGTCAAGGCCTACGCGACGGTCGGCGAGATCTGTAACGTCATGCGCGACGAGTTCGGCGAGTACCAGCCCGGCGCGGCAGTGTAG
- a CDS encoding GNAT family N-acetyltransferase produces MYVRDAKNREEVWLLDHIESMGLDETAFRSRDYVVAIDEESGEKAGFGRIRVHKPDDGDDVCELTSIGVLEGWRGQGVGAHVVERLAEYAGDEGFDTVYALTGEGAYLAQFGFQRVDESALPPVLRERLEAKREGSDPDAKPLAIDVAEFRVPDRLREAFKRAPEGRAEADDESPEDFGIDPESATYKYDTGR; encoded by the coding sequence ATGTACGTGCGGGACGCGAAAAACAGGGAAGAGGTCTGGCTGCTCGACCACATCGAGTCGATGGGGCTCGACGAGACGGCGTTCCGCTCGCGCGACTACGTCGTGGCGATCGACGAGGAATCCGGCGAGAAGGCCGGCTTCGGCCGCATCCGGGTTCACAAGCCCGACGACGGCGACGACGTCTGTGAACTGACAAGCATCGGCGTCCTCGAGGGCTGGCGCGGACAGGGCGTCGGTGCCCACGTCGTCGAGCGGCTCGCGGAGTACGCCGGCGACGAGGGGTTCGACACCGTCTACGCTCTGACCGGCGAGGGGGCCTATCTCGCCCAGTTCGGCTTCCAGCGGGTCGACGAGTCGGCGCTGCCGCCGGTCCTCCGGGAGCGACTCGAGGCCAAGCGCGAGGGATCGGATCCGGACGCGAAGCCGCTGGCGATCGACGTCGCCGAGTTTCGGGTGCCCGACCGGCTCCGCGAGGCGTTCAAACGCGCCCCGGAGGGCCGGGCCGAAGCCGACGACGAGTCGCCCGAGGACTTCGGTATCGACCCCGAGTCGGCAACGTACAAGTACGATACCGGACGCTAA
- a CDS encoding M48 family metallopeptidase, translating to MSVPRAGSGTRLLMALVGLALLVWYLALAAVSYWALSVLRVTAPGPLGTLALIAAVAVVGGVLSYRFGTSQLLSSLEAVELPRSHAPGLFRRLDRLESRMDVDSPTVLLARLPMPNAFALGTAGNGTVVLDRSLFRLLSPDELEALVAHELAHLERYDAFVQTLAYSGFRTLAGLGFLVLAPVLLPIAGVARAIAWLRGRPGSWQRTAFGRLLVVLESGAVLAFLAVTLLVRAHSRRREYAADDRAAAVTGKPVALARALRRIQRAAEPPRGLLAPLYVTTDDEDALTRLLSTHPSTDDRVERLLERARNGGREARRATD from the coding sequence ATGTCCGTCCCTCGAGCGGGAAGCGGGACCCGGCTCCTGATGGCTCTCGTCGGTCTCGCCCTCCTGGTGTGGTACCTCGCGCTTGCCGCGGTCAGCTACTGGGCGCTGTCGGTCCTTCGGGTGACCGCACCGGGGCCTCTCGGCACGCTCGCGCTGATCGCCGCCGTCGCCGTCGTCGGCGGCGTGCTGAGCTACCGGTTCGGCACGTCGCAACTGCTCTCGAGCCTCGAGGCGGTCGAACTCCCCCGATCCCACGCGCCCGGCCTCTTCCGGCGACTCGATCGCCTCGAGTCGCGGATGGACGTCGACTCGCCGACGGTCCTGCTCGCTCGATTGCCGATGCCCAACGCGTTCGCGCTGGGCACGGCGGGTAACGGGACGGTCGTCCTCGATCGGTCGCTGTTCCGGCTGCTCTCGCCCGACGAACTCGAGGCGCTGGTGGCCCACGAACTCGCCCACCTCGAGCGCTACGACGCGTTCGTCCAGACGCTGGCCTACAGCGGTTTCCGGACCCTCGCCGGGCTCGGCTTTCTGGTGCTCGCCCCGGTCCTGTTGCCGATCGCGGGGGTCGCCCGGGCGATCGCGTGGCTGCGCGGGCGACCGGGATCGTGGCAGCGAACGGCGTTCGGCCGGCTGCTGGTGGTGCTCGAGTCCGGCGCGGTCCTCGCGTTCCTCGCCGTGACGCTGCTGGTCCGGGCCCACTCGCGCCGCCGGGAGTACGCCGCCGACGATCGGGCCGCCGCGGTGACCGGCAAGCCGGTCGCGCTGGCCCGCGCGCTTCGGCGGATCCAGCGGGCCGCGGAGCCCCCGCGCGGGCTGCTCGCACCGCTGTACGTCACCACCGACGACGAGGACGCACTGACCCGGCTGCTGTCGACCCATCCCTCGACGGACGACCGGGTCGAACGGCTGCTCGAGCGCGCTCGAAACGGGGGTCGGGAAGCGCGGCGAGCGACGGACTGA